In Planctomycetota bacterium, a single window of DNA contains:
- a CDS encoding DUF362 domain-containing protein has product MRPVVWLVKASDGRATTIRLMAEMGAAAILKPRSRILVKLNITANLPPESGVITFPSVLDGALAYLADHGIRNVVVAEGGGDDVSVAFDQFGYREIAARYGVPIVDLNRDQAEWVEVPNPLVVPRFSILKTVRSCDAILNLPCLKVHNGEAVTTICMKNMMGCIERPLRGQMHKDFANRLMDLLKVVRPTVNVVDGIVGRTWGEIHGEPAAMGVMLAGTDMVAVDAVGSATMDMLGVPHVELAAKHGYGVADLGQIEVRGEPIASVRRHFRRRGWRADAWGAEPKA; this is encoded by the coding sequence GTGAGGCCCGTGGTGTGGCTCGTGAAGGCATCGGATGGCAGGGCGACGACGATTCGCCTGATGGCGGAAATGGGCGCGGCGGCGATTCTGAAGCCGAGGTCGCGGATCCTGGTGAAGCTGAATATCACGGCGAATCTGCCGCCGGAATCAGGAGTGATCACGTTCCCGTCGGTGCTCGATGGGGCGCTGGCCTATCTCGCCGACCACGGCATTCGCAACGTGGTGGTGGCCGAGGGCGGCGGGGATGACGTGAGCGTGGCCTTCGACCAGTTCGGCTACCGCGAGATCGCGGCCCGCTATGGCGTGCCGATCGTGGACCTCAACCGCGACCAGGCCGAATGGGTCGAGGTGCCGAACCCGCTCGTGGTGCCCCGCTTCTCGATCCTCAAGACCGTGCGCTCGTGCGACGCAATCCTGAATCTGCCCTGCCTCAAAGTGCACAACGGCGAGGCGGTGACGACGATCTGCATGAAGAACATGATGGGCTGCATCGAGCGCCCGCTGCGCGGCCAGATGCACAAGGACTTCGCCAACAGGCTGATGGATCTGCTGAAGGTGGTGCGGCCCACGGTGAACGTGGTGGACGGGATTGTGGGCCGGACCTGGGGCGAGATTCACGGCGAGCCGGCGGCCATGGGCGTCATGCTTGCCGGGACCGATATGGTGGCCGTGGACGCCGTGGGCTCCGCGACGATGGACATGCTGGGGGTGCCCCACGTGGAACTGGCCGCAAAGCACGGCTACGGCGTGGCCGACCTCGGCCAGATCGAAGTCCGCGGAGAACCCATCGCCTCTGTCCGCCGCCATTTCCGCCGCCGCGGCTGGCGCGCCGACGCCTGGGGCGCCGAGCCGAAGGCGTGA
- a CDS encoding CGGC domain-containing protein, translated as MSNVTGKDYIVVVQCDLVKQRCSGYFCEQAFHARSGGFADYARDKAYRTLYLTCGGCCGRALQRKLAHLVRKIHKQEAIERSRLVVQLSSCITHDSHHAPPCPHLDYMKTFIARLGLDVREGTHISQLSERRRREGVYQSRGTP; from the coding sequence GTGAGCAACGTGACCGGCAAGGACTACATCGTCGTGGTGCAGTGCGACCTGGTGAAGCAGCGCTGCTCGGGCTACTTCTGCGAGCAGGCGTTCCACGCGCGGTCGGGCGGCTTCGCCGACTATGCGCGGGACAAGGCCTACCGCACCCTCTACCTCACGTGCGGCGGGTGCTGCGGGCGGGCGCTCCAGCGCAAGCTCGCCCACCTCGTGCGCAAGATTCACAAGCAGGAGGCCATCGAGAGGAGCCGCCTCGTCGTCCAGCTCTCCTCGTGCATCACGCACGACAGCCACCACGCGCCGCCCTGCCCGCACCTGGACTACATGAAGACCTTCATCGCCCGCCTCGGCCTCGACGTGCGCGAGGGCACCCACATCAGCCAGCTCTCCGAGCGGCGGCGCCGGGAGGGTGTCTACCAGAGCAGGGGAACCCCATGA
- a CDS encoding AGE family epimerase/isomerase, translated as MPHADVPREQVAATIEQMETYLTTKLLPFWIENAVDRQYGGFLTYFDRNGKPTGETTKTLLCQERMVYSLSHAHRCGYGAGRCLELARQGLQFMVDTYWDREHGGWFWIADRQGRILDDSKIMYGQNFGIYAPAEFALAGGGDLGREYALKTFAAIQVGATDTLHGGYYEMLHRDWSPKPGGAYGGDRKSLDIHMHMMEALTNLNDLTRNPLHERKLRDVIAILLTRMLDPRTGCGIAQFALDFTPLEAIMFRNVWGSDRDNAGAPRPLNNTSFGHNVELAWLLKWAVEVLGDPFDPYLPAIRKIYEHTERFGIDHEYGGVYVEGPMDGPARDLQKEFWQQAETLVGMLDACLLFGERKYWTAFDMTWKFLWNHGINHDVGEWYALLDRDGTVIWDYLGHAWKISYHTVRSVIESIRRLRLLLDRA; from the coding sequence CCATCGAACAGATGGAGACTTATCTCACAACGAAGCTTCTCCCATTCTGGATCGAGAACGCCGTTGACCGCCAGTACGGCGGCTTCCTCACCTACTTCGACCGCAACGGCAAACCCACCGGCGAAACCACCAAGACCCTCCTCTGCCAGGAGCGAATGGTCTACTCCCTGTCTCACGCCCACCGCTGCGGCTACGGCGCCGGCCGCTGCCTCGAACTCGCCCGCCAGGGCCTCCAGTTCATGGTCGACACCTACTGGGACCGCGAGCACGGCGGCTGGTTCTGGATCGCCGACCGCCAAGGCCGCATCCTCGACGATTCCAAGATCATGTACGGCCAGAACTTCGGAATCTACGCCCCCGCCGAGTTCGCCCTCGCCGGCGGCGGCGACCTGGGCCGCGAATACGCTTTGAAAACCTTCGCCGCCATCCAAGTGGGCGCCACCGACACCCTCCACGGCGGCTACTACGAGATGCTCCACCGCGACTGGTCGCCCAAGCCCGGCGGCGCCTACGGCGGCGACCGCAAGAGCCTCGACATCCACATGCACATGATGGAGGCCCTCACAAACCTCAACGACCTCACCCGTAACCCATTGCACGAGCGGAAGTTACGCGACGTCATCGCCATCCTCCTCACCCGCATGCTCGACCCCAGGACAGGCTGTGGCATCGCACAGTTCGCCCTCGACTTCACGCCCCTCGAGGCCATCATGTTCCGCAACGTGTGGGGCTCCGACCGCGACAACGCCGGCGCCCCCCGCCCCCTCAACAACACCTCGTTCGGCCACAATGTCGAACTCGCCTGGCTCCTCAAGTGGGCCGTCGAGGTCCTCGGCGACCCCTTCGACCCCTACCTCCCCGCCATCCGCAAGATATACGAACACACCGAGCGATTCGGCATAGATCACGAATACGGCGGGGTTTACGTCGAAGGCCCGATGGACGGCCCGGCCCGCGACCTCCAGAAGGAGTTCTGGCAGCAGGCCGAGACCCTGGTCGGGATGCTCGACGCTTGCCTCCTCTTCGGCGAGCGCAAGTACTGGACGGCGTTCGACATGACCTGGAAGTTCCTCTGGAACCACGGCATCAACCACGACGTGGGCGAATGGTACGCCCTACTCGACCGCGACGGCACGGTCATCTGGGACTACCTTGGCCACGCCTGGAAGATAAGCTACCACACCGTGCGTTCCGTCATCGAAAGCATCCGCCGCCTCCGCCTCCTCCTCGACCGGGCGTGA
- a CDS encoding Nif3-like dinuclear metal center hexameric protein produces MNATDIREHFLSSADWVDPAKTVDRLIVGDPQKDIRRVLVTWIASFRAVKTAVERGFDMLITHEPTFWVHANELEKMETSQIASTKWLYLQRSGLVVLRIHDAWDRWPEVGVPWAWAEFLGFDQDPVVLGADGYQHRYDIEPTPLDSFAARVAQRTAKLGEPMVQVVGNGRKLVTAVGIGTGCACDIRTFQCMGCDVSIVCDDGSCYWGPIQRAEDDGHAVIRVNHGTSEEPGMATLTQYINENLAGVRAEHLPHGASFRLVG; encoded by the coding sequence ATGAACGCGACCGACATCCGCGAGCACTTCCTTTCCTCCGCCGATTGGGTGGACCCCGCGAAGACGGTGGACCGCCTGATCGTGGGCGACCCGCAGAAGGACATCCGGCGCGTGCTCGTGACGTGGATCGCCAGCTTCCGGGCCGTGAAGACGGCCGTGGAGCGCGGCTTCGACATGCTCATCACCCACGAGCCGACCTTCTGGGTGCACGCCAACGAGCTCGAGAAGATGGAGACCTCGCAGATCGCCTCGACCAAGTGGCTCTACCTCCAGCGCAGCGGCCTGGTCGTGCTGCGCATCCACGACGCCTGGGACCGCTGGCCCGAGGTGGGCGTACCCTGGGCTTGGGCCGAGTTCCTGGGCTTCGACCAGGACCCCGTGGTGCTTGGGGCCGACGGCTACCAGCACCGCTACGACATCGAGCCCACGCCGCTCGACAGCTTCGCGGCCCGCGTGGCGCAGCGCACGGCCAAGCTCGGCGAGCCGATGGTCCAGGTGGTCGGCAACGGCCGCAAGCTCGTCACCGCCGTGGGCATCGGCACCGGCTGCGCCTGCGACATCCGCACCTTCCAGTGCATGGGCTGCGATGTCTCGATCGTCTGCGACGACGGCTCGTGTTACTGGGGCCCCATCCAGCGCGCCGAGGACGACGGCCACGCGGTCATCCGCGTGAACCACGGCACCAGCGAGGAGCCGGGCATGGCCACCCTCACCCAATACATCAACGAAAACCTCGCGGGCGTCCGCGCCGAGCACCTGCCCCACGGCGCCTCGTTCCGCCTGGTGGGATAG
- a CDS encoding discoidin domain-containing protein, whose protein sequence is MVRRARHDGVRGSGPLMAVALCLVGAAMAGEMAIRADQPNPVAFPTCEAKFVRLVIFASSASQACIDELEVYGPDGTANLALAKHGAKASASSCLPGYAIHQIAHLNDGEYGNDRSWIAAGTGQEWAQIELSRPAQVAKVVFSRDRKGRYADRVPVAFEVLVSQDGREWKSVAKHAARVAQPSRFPGLPVDQLPGKGWDGLLHYAFQRERATLSRIPADDHLSPLRVDRPALPGGAPYWGRFARLEPLERVLVLFEDMIERLAGQGLDVSAERTQAAELRRRAAAEPASDAVYLAARRAKRDLFFRDPALAPLERILFAKRHPFLESHNYSEHLDGVLEPGGGVFVLHVPRDEGGRLRPDRARVEQLFDGSAGIVREPAADYDAKTIYFAYRPQKPEVEGWASYWHLYAIQADGTGLRRLTEGPFHDFDAVCLPDGGLAFHTTRCTARFLCWRPQAYVLYRMEPDGTGLRRLSHANLSEWKPSVMRSGRILWTRSEYLDKGADFGHTLWAIRPDGTHPELVFGNNTPNCYSQAHEVPGSHEIVCTLMSHGDHSGPIALIDLAKGPYDAEALTNITPDTRPQYQMSRSHSETFRDPYPLSRDLFLVAHNPDNRNNWGLYVIDRYGNRELLYVDPQISSYQPTPLRARPRPPALPATLDPDLAERGLGQFTVHDVYLGLGSAVARGRAKFLRVAQEVPATLESLPCGEFRADHPPFQDFYAAPVHLVHGPTPSYLTRTPNAPLAPLRTGYNWPSQVTEVEPGLYRVREGGGWPSYVAKASLGTVPIEEDGSANFLAPAGKVLYFQLLDGDYNELQRMRSVVQLQPGERRGCIGCHEARGSSPPSAAGLALRKPPRTLEPPPWGTAPFDYQKVVQPVLDVHCVRCHNGGGKARLDLRGTLDAQRVPASYRALIQGGWVHYFDLTYGMRHFKAEPLSFGTLQSRLWTVLGDKDHETVKVPEAGLRAIKAWIDFNCPLWPDYLERTSRPGPVAAKP, encoded by the coding sequence ATGGTACGGCGAGCTCGGCATGACGGCGTTCGGGGCAGCGGGCCGCTGATGGCCGTCGCGCTCTGCCTGGTCGGGGCGGCGATGGCCGGCGAAATGGCCATCCGCGCCGACCAGCCGAATCCCGTGGCCTTCCCCACGTGCGAGGCGAAGTTCGTCCGCCTCGTCATCTTCGCCAGCTCGGCGAGCCAGGCGTGCATTGATGAGCTGGAGGTCTACGGCCCCGACGGCACGGCCAACCTAGCGCTGGCCAAGCACGGTGCCAAGGCCTCGGCCTCGTCGTGCCTCCCCGGCTACGCCATCCACCAGATCGCCCACCTGAACGACGGCGAGTATGGGAACGACCGCAGCTGGATCGCCGCGGGCACGGGCCAGGAGTGGGCGCAGATCGAGCTGTCCAGACCCGCACAGGTCGCGAAGGTCGTCTTCTCGCGCGACCGCAAGGGGCGCTACGCCGACCGCGTGCCCGTGGCGTTCGAGGTGCTGGTTTCGCAGGATGGCCGCGAGTGGAAGTCCGTGGCCAAGCACGCTGCCAGAGTCGCCCAGCCCAGCCGGTTCCCCGGCCTCCCCGTGGACCAGTTGCCCGGGAAGGGCTGGGACGGCTTGCTCCACTACGCCTTCCAGCGGGAGCGGGCGACGCTGAGCCGGATTCCTGCGGACGATCATCTCTCGCCGCTGCGGGTGGACCGGCCTGCCCTGCCGGGCGGCGCGCCCTACTGGGGCCGCTTCGCGCGACTCGAGCCACTGGAGCGCGTGCTGGTGCTCTTCGAGGACATGATCGAGCGGCTCGCGGGCCAGGGCCTCGACGTGAGCGCCGAGCGGACCCAGGCGGCCGAGCTGCGGCGCCGGGCCGCGGCAGAGCCGGCCTCCGACGCCGTGTACCTGGCCGCGCGGCGGGCGAAGCGCGACCTGTTCTTCCGCGACCCCGCCCTGGCGCCCCTCGAGCGCATCCTGTTCGCCAAGCGCCACCCCTTCCTCGAGTCGCACAACTACAGCGAGCACCTCGACGGCGTGCTGGAGCCGGGCGGCGGCGTGTTCGTGCTGCACGTGCCCCGCGATGAGGGGGGCCGCCTGCGCCCAGATCGCGCGCGCGTCGAGCAACTCTTCGACGGCTCCGCGGGCATCGTGCGCGAGCCGGCGGCTGACTACGATGCGAAGACCATCTACTTTGCCTACCGCCCCCAGAAGCCCGAGGTAGAGGGCTGGGCCTCGTACTGGCACCTCTACGCCATACAGGCCGATGGCACCGGGCTGCGGCGGCTCACCGAAGGGCCGTTCCACGACTTCGACGCCGTGTGCCTGCCCGACGGCGGCCTGGCCTTCCACACCACGCGATGCACAGCACGCTTCCTGTGCTGGCGCCCGCAGGCATACGTCCTCTATCGCATGGAGCCCGACGGCACGGGCCTGCGGCGCCTGTCCCACGCCAACCTCAGCGAGTGGAAGCCCTCCGTGATGCGCAGCGGCCGCATCCTCTGGACGCGCTCCGAATACCTCGACAAGGGGGCCGACTTCGGCCACACGCTGTGGGCCATCCGCCCCGATGGCACGCACCCCGAACTGGTCTTCGGCAACAACACCCCCAACTGCTACAGCCAGGCGCACGAAGTGCCGGGTTCCCACGAGATCGTCTGCACCCTCATGTCCCACGGCGACCACAGCGGGCCGATTGCCCTCATTGACCTCGCCAAGGGACCATACGACGCAGAGGCGCTAACGAACATCACGCCGGACACGCGGCCACAATACCAGATGAGCCGCTCACACAGCGAAACGTTCCGCGACCCCTATCCCCTCTCGCGCGACCTCTTCCTCGTGGCCCACAACCCCGACAACCGGAACAACTGGGGGCTCTACGTCATTGACCGCTACGGCAACCGGGAACTGCTTTACGTGGACCCGCAGATCAGCAGCTACCAGCCCACTCCGCTGCGCGCGCGCCCGCGGCCGCCCGCGCTGCCCGCCACCCTCGACCCCGACCTGGCCGAGCGGGGCCTCGGCCAGTTCACCGTCCACGACGTCTACCTCGGCCTGGGCTCTGCCGTCGCCCGCGGCAGGGCCAAGTTCCTGCGCGTCGCCCAGGAGGTCCCGGCCACCCTGGAATCCCTCCCCTGCGGCGAGTTCCGCGCCGACCACCCGCCGTTCCAGGACTTCTACGCGGCACCGGTCCACCTGGTGCACGGCCCGACGCCGAGCTACCTCACGCGGACGCCGAACGCGCCGCTGGCTCCGCTGCGGACCGGCTACAACTGGCCGAGCCAGGTGACCGAGGTCGAGCCCGGGCTCTACCGCGTGCGCGAGGGCGGGGGCTGGCCGAGCTACGTGGCCAAGGCGTCGTTGGGCACGGTGCCCATCGAGGAGGACGGCTCGGCCAACTTCCTGGCGCCGGCCGGCAAGGTGCTCTACTTCCAGTTGCTCGACGGCGACTACAACGAGTTGCAGCGGATGCGGAGCGTGGTGCAACTCCAGCCGGGCGAGCGGCGCGGCTGCATCGGCTGCCACGAGGCCCGCGGCAGTTCGCCGCCCTCTGCGGCCGGCCTGGCCCTCCGCAAGCCGCCGCGCACCCTCGAGCCGCCCCCCTGGGGAACCGCCCCCTTCGACTACCAGAAGGTCGTGCAGCCGGTGCTCGACGTCCATTGCGTGCGCTGCCACAACGGCGGCGGGAAGGCGCGGTTGGACCTTCGCGGAACCCTCGATGCCCAGCGCGTCCCCGCCTCTTACCGCGCGCTGATCCAGGGCGGGTGGGTGCACTACTTCGACCTCACCTACGGCATGCGGCACTTCAAGGCCGAGCCGCTCTCGTTCGGCACCCTGCAAAGCCGCCTGTGGACGGTGCTGGGAGACAAGGACCACGAGACCGTGAAGGTGCCCGAGGCCGGCCTGCGCGCCATCAAGGCCTGGATTGACTTCAACTGCCCGCTGTGGCCCGATTATCTGGAGCGCACTTCCCGCCCGGGGCCCGTGGCCGCGAAGCCGTGA
- a CDS encoding cysteine peptidase family C39 domain-containing protein, protein MINLRVGRQTFDFDCGPKALQSVLAYYGIEVREDALIRELGADRGGTPPERMVAVARRMGFDVHAHDGFSLDEVKAYVDHGHPVIVLLQAWADRYMTLQDWARDYDNGHYAVVIGHVEGVIIFEDPASFRRTWLTEEEFLVRWHDMHPHTKRRYQHFAIVLLGREPVGSGEDEAQHMD, encoded by the coding sequence GTGATCAACCTGAGGGTTGGGAGGCAGACATTCGACTTCGACTGCGGCCCGAAGGCCCTTCAAAGCGTGCTCGCCTACTATGGCATCGAGGTGCGCGAGGACGCCTTGATCCGGGAACTGGGCGCCGACAGGGGCGGCACGCCGCCCGAGCGGATGGTCGCCGTGGCCAGACGCATGGGCTTCGACGTCCACGCCCACGACGGCTTTTCGCTCGACGAGGTGAAAGCCTATGTGGACCACGGACACCCCGTCATCGTGCTGCTCCAGGCCTGGGCCGACAGGTACATGACGCTCCAGGACTGGGCCCGGGACTACGACAACGGGCACTACGCCGTCGTGATCGGCCACGTAGAAGGCGTGATCATCTTCGAGGACCCCGCATCGTTTCGCCGCACATGGCTCACCGAGGAGGAGTTCCTGGTCCGCTGGCACGACATGCACCCGCACACGAAGCGGCGGTATCAGCACTTCGCCATCGTGCTGCTGGGCCGCGAGCCGGTGGGGAGCGGCGAGGACGAGGCCCAGCACATGGACTGA
- a CDS encoding PmoA family protein produces MDAAGIPALALALCLATVAAGAGLQPKPVPRMQAVPQPYHQVSFQRDGREVARYHFGQDLDRPFLFPVIGPSGRPLTRMGHPHDPEGHGHHNSVWVSHNSVNGADFWANGTGARIIHRRLERLDDGPDSAAVISLNDWVNTKQGKTLLKERRTVTVQALPGNELLIVVDLELSAEGADVTLGKTPFGFFAVRMAKTIGVHDGAGTLRNSEGGVDEKGVFWKRAKWMDYSGAVADGVVEGIALLDHPSNANHPSIFHVRDDGWMGAAFTQDAPRTIPLGEPLKLRYGLWVHAALPDPKAIEAKWDAFTKLPLPEPRAK; encoded by the coding sequence ATGGACGCGGCAGGCATTCCCGCGCTCGCTTTGGCCCTTTGCCTCGCCACGGTGGCGGCGGGGGCGGGCCTCCAGCCCAAGCCTGTGCCCCGCATGCAGGCCGTGCCGCAGCCGTACCACCAGGTCTCCTTCCAGCGCGACGGCCGGGAGGTGGCCCGCTACCACTTCGGGCAGGACCTCGACCGTCCCTTTCTCTTTCCCGTCATCGGCCCCAGCGGCCGCCCCCTCACCCGCATGGGCCACCCCCACGATCCCGAGGGGCACGGCCACCACAACTCGGTGTGGGTGTCGCACAACAGCGTGAACGGCGCCGACTTCTGGGCGAACGGCACCGGGGCGCGAATCATCCATCGGCGCCTCGAGCGCCTCGACGACGGCCCTGACTCCGCCGCCGTCATCTCGCTCAACGACTGGGTGAACACCAAGCAGGGCAAGACCCTCCTCAAGGAGCGCCGCACCGTCACCGTCCAGGCCCTTCCTGGCAATGAGCTGCTCATCGTGGTGGACCTCGAGCTATCGGCCGAAGGCGCCGACGTGACTCTCGGCAAGACCCCCTTCGGCTTCTTCGCGGTCCGCATGGCCAAGACGATCGGAGTCCACGACGGCGCCGGCACCCTGCGCAACTCCGAGGGCGGGGTGGACGAGAAGGGCGTGTTCTGGAAACGGGCGAAGTGGATGGACTACTCGGGCGCCGTGGCCGACGGCGTCGTCGAGGGCATCGCCCTCCTCGACCACCCCTCGAACGCGAACCATCCCAGCATCTTCCACGTCCGCGACGACGGCTGGATGGGCGCCGCCTTCACTCAGGACGCCCCGCGCACCATCCCGCTCGGCGAGCCGCTCAAGCTCCGTTACGGCCTCTGGGTCCACGCCGCCCTCCCCGACCCCAAGGCCATCGAGGCGAAATGGGACGCGTTCACCAAACTCCCCTTGCCCGAGCCGAGGGCCAAGTGA
- a CDS encoding right-handed parallel beta-helix repeat-containing protein has product MRWLALLVISAALAEAVEYHVAPTGDDKNPGTADKPFRTIQRAASIIRLGDTCHIRGGTYRETVQPWKSGQEGRPIRFVAQKGEQVVVSGADPVTGWKRYRGNIWKADMPWSLGRNNQVFFDGQMLPEARWPNDTDGDPFTADGAPISTGGDWGLSCDLLPDTLATDAWQGGVAWVMAGARWTSFTATIASYKAAEKKVLFSIPDPAWVREHMNPRRGGEFYLVGCLAGLDAPGEWYYEKGDSTLYLIPPVDDDPNKHEVLARRRTTAIDLKGRSHIQFADIHIHAGGVDMDDAHRCLIERMRATYIAHTRGGQTAASLNEKCALYIAGDGNTIRDCEIAFSAGDGIRVGGNDNRIVNCYIHHTSYLGSYGAPLALSGTGHLVSHCTIHDTGRDGILLGGQAHIVQFCEVYNTGRLARDTGLLYTVGNDGGNTEIHHNWFHDNKAAGLGLGIYLDNFTSNYLVHHNLVWNCDDPLRLNKPSTYNLIANNTLVGPVANWGRWETDRMFAVRLYNNLVAKGIQKHPDLILSHNAANAAFDTASIRTGKDRPGVDVGIVVPGIADQFLGKAPDCGAYEKGDDPPWKPGHDFALAHRAAYKPPKTPLRNHVRNGSFDLNRVTTLPVNDSLNPWTLTGAKAGKPVPGRGGIQTHYDERDSIIGQGLCLSGPSDDGVEQEITTLEPNTKYLLAGWLKAKDAASIRLGVRGHGGAEAFKAVSGNKWQLVTLDFTTGAANTKATVFIAKPGAGAAFADDIGLLPAWKPEPPH; this is encoded by the coding sequence GTGCGTTGGCTGGCCCTCCTCGTCATCTCAGCCGCTCTGGCCGAGGCCGTGGAATACCACGTCGCCCCGACCGGCGACGACAAGAACCCCGGCACCGCGGACAAGCCGTTCCGCACCATCCAACGCGCCGCCAGCATCATCAGGCTCGGCGACACGTGCCACATCCGCGGCGGGACCTACCGCGAGACCGTCCAGCCCTGGAAGTCCGGCCAGGAGGGCCGCCCCATCCGCTTCGTCGCCCAGAAGGGCGAACAGGTCGTCGTCTCAGGCGCCGACCCTGTCACAGGCTGGAAGCGTTACAGGGGCAACATCTGGAAGGCCGACATGCCCTGGAGCCTCGGGCGCAACAACCAGGTCTTCTTCGATGGCCAGATGCTCCCCGAGGCCCGCTGGCCCAACGACACGGATGGCGACCCGTTTACAGCCGACGGCGCCCCGATCAGCACGGGGGGCGACTGGGGCCTCTCGTGCGACCTGCTGCCCGACACCCTGGCCACCGATGCCTGGCAGGGCGGCGTGGCCTGGGTGATGGCCGGCGCGCGCTGGACCAGCTTCACCGCCACCATCGCCAGCTACAAGGCCGCCGAAAAGAAGGTCCTCTTCTCCATCCCCGACCCCGCCTGGGTGCGCGAGCACATGAACCCGCGCCGCGGCGGCGAGTTCTACCTCGTCGGCTGCCTCGCCGGCCTCGATGCTCCAGGCGAGTGGTATTACGAGAAGGGCGACTCGACCCTCTACCTCATCCCGCCCGTGGACGATGACCCCAACAAGCACGAGGTTCTCGCCCGCCGCCGAACCACGGCCATTGACCTCAAAGGCCGCTCGCACATCCAGTTCGCCGATATCCACATCCACGCCGGCGGGGTGGACATGGACGACGCGCACCGCTGCCTCATTGAGCGGATGCGGGCCACCTACATCGCCCACACACGCGGCGGGCAAACGGCCGCATCGCTCAACGAGAAGTGCGCCCTCTACATCGCCGGCGACGGCAACACCATCCGCGACTGCGAGATCGCCTTCAGCGCGGGCGACGGCATCCGCGTCGGCGGCAACGATAACCGCATCGTCAACTGCTACATCCACCACACCAGCTATCTGGGCTCCTACGGCGCCCCGCTCGCCCTCTCAGGCACGGGCCACCTGGTGAGCCACTGCACCATCCACGACACCGGCCGCGACGGCATTCTCCTCGGCGGGCAGGCCCACATCGTGCAGTTCTGCGAGGTCTACAACACCGGCCGCCTCGCCCGCGACACCGGCCTCCTCTACACCGTGGGCAACGACGGCGGCAACACCGAGATCCATCACAACTGGTTCCACGACAACAAGGCCGCGGGTCTCGGTCTCGGCATCTACCTCGACAACTTCACCTCCAACTACCTCGTCCACCACAACCTCGTCTGGAACTGCGATGACCCGCTGCGGCTCAACAAGCCCTCCACCTACAACCTCATCGCCAACAACACCCTCGTCGGCCCCGTCGCCAACTGGGGCCGCTGGGAGACCGACCGCATGTTCGCCGTGCGCCTCTACAACAACCTCGTCGCCAAGGGCATCCAGAAGCATCCCGACCTCATCCTCTCGCACAACGCGGCCAATGCTGCCTTCGACACGGCCAGCATCCGCACGGGCAAGGATCGGCCGGGCGTGGACGTGGGCATCGTGGTCCCCGGCATCGCCGACCAGTTCCTCGGCAAGGCTCCCGACTGCGGCGCCTACGAGAAGGGCGACGACCCGCCCTGGAAGCCGGGCCACGACTTCGCCCTCGCGCACCGGGCCGCCTACAAGCCCCCGAAGACGCCGCTCCGCAACCACGTGCGCAACGGCTCGTTCGATCTGAACCGCGTCACCACCCTCCCCGTCAACGACTCCCTGAATCCCTGGACCCTCACAGGCGCCAAGGCCGGCAAGCCGGTCCCCGGCCGCGGCGGCATCCAAACCCACTATGACGAGCGCGACTCCATCATCGGCCAGGGCCTCTGCCTCAGCGGCCCGTCCGACGACGGCGTGGAGCAGGAGATCACCACCCTCGAGCCCAACACGAAGTATCTCCTTGCCGGCTGGCTCAAGGCCAAGGACGCCGCGAGCATCCGCCTGGGCGTCCGCGGGCACGGTGGCGCGGAGGCGTTCAAAGCTGTCTCTGGGAACAAGTGGCAGCTTGTGACGCTCGACTTCACCACAGGCGCAGCGAACACGAAAGCCACCGTGTTCATAGCCAAGCCCGGTGCGGGTGCCGCCTTCGCCGACGACATCGGCCTCCTGCCCGCCTGGAAGCCCGAGCCGCCACACTGA